The following are encoded in a window of Lagenorhynchus albirostris chromosome 3, mLagAlb1.1, whole genome shotgun sequence genomic DNA:
- the LOC132518151 gene encoding ubiquitin carboxyl-terminal hydrolase isozyme L3-like, translating to MEGQRWLQLEANPEVTNQFLKQLGLHPNWQFVDVYGMDAELLSMVSRPVCAVLLLFPITEKYEVFRTEEEEKIKSQGQHITSSVYFMRRTISRACGTTGLIHAIANNKDKMHFESGSTLKKFLEESASLSPEERAIYLGNYDSIRVTHETSDHEGQTEAQNIDEKVDLHFIALVHVDGHLYDLDGWKPFPINHGETSDETLLEDATEVFKKFMECDPDERRFNAIAISAA from the coding sequence ATGGAGGGTCAGCGCTGGCTGCAGCTGGAGGCCAACCCCGAGGTCACCAACCAGTTTCTCAAACAATTAGGTCTACATCCTAACTGGCAGTTTGTTGATGTATATGGAATGGATGCTGAACTCCTTAGCATGGTATCAAGACCTGTGTGTGCAGTGTTGCTTCTCTTCCCTATTACAGAAAAGTATGAAGTATTCAgaacagaagaagaggaaaaaataaaatctcagggACAACATATTACATCATCAGTATATTTCATGAGGCGAACGATCAGCAGGGCCTGTGGAACAACTGGACTGATCCATGCTATTGCCAACAATAAAGACAAGATGCACTTTGAATCTGGATCGACCTTGAAAAAATTCCTGGAGGAGTCTGCATCACTGAGCCCTGAAGAACGAGCCATATACCTGGGGAACTATGACTCCATTCGAGTTACTCATGAGACCAGTGACCATGAAGGTCAGACTGAGGCacaaaatatagatgaaaaagtAGATCTTCATTTTATTGCATTAGTTCATGTAGATGGGCATCTCTATGACTTAGATGGATGGAAACCATTTCCAATTAACCATGGGGAAACTAGTGATGAAACTTTATTAGAGGATGCCACAGAAGTTTTCAAGAAGTTTATGGAATGTGACCCTGATGAACGGAGGTTCAATGCCATTGCTATTTCTGCAGCATAG